Proteins encoded by one window of Teretinema zuelzerae:
- a CDS encoding YdeI/OmpD-associated family protein, which produces MDEKVLLSGEVHGVPEDVAEALSAQDGLIGIWNALTPLARNEWICWVESVKQEKTRREHVERLAAELREGKKRPCCWPGCPHRAKKTQRKAGNPNQDESGTKAGDNRGESSKEADSIDRFIEAKVPDRYKPVVEKFRRFVAGEFPELREEMRGGTDKYYGVPVYRYKRIVLTLSPTQKGITFSFSEGRKFEDRYGLLEGEGNKTLNLRIGGEGEYSEDVLRYYLRQAVEFDSR; this is translated from the coding sequence ATGGATGAAAAGGTCCTATTATCAGGCGAGGTTCACGGGGTTCCGGAGGATGTCGCGGAAGCGTTGAGCGCCCAGGACGGATTGATCGGCATCTGGAACGCTTTGACTCCGCTCGCGCGCAACGAGTGGATTTGCTGGGTCGAGAGCGTCAAGCAGGAAAAGACGCGGAGGGAGCATGTCGAGCGGCTGGCGGCCGAGCTCCGCGAGGGAAAGAAGCGGCCCTGCTGCTGGCCTGGTTGCCCGCATCGAGCGAAGAAGACGCAAAGGAAGGCAGGAAACCCGAATCAGGATGAATCAGGGACGAAGGCAGGCGACAACCGCGGAGAAAGCTCGAAGGAAGCAGATTCGATCGACCGGTTCATCGAAGCGAAGGTGCCGGATCGATATAAACCGGTCGTCGAAAAATTCCGCCGCTTTGTCGCCGGGGAGTTTCCGGAACTGCGGGAAGAAATGCGCGGAGGAACCGACAAGTATTACGGAGTTCCCGTATATCGATACAAGAGGATTGTCCTTACCCTCAGCCCGACTCAAAAAGGAATTACCTTTTCGTTTTCCGAGGGCAGGAAGTTCGAAGATCGGTACGGCCTGCTTGAGGGCGAGGGAAACAAAACGCTGAACCTGAGAATCGGCGGCGAAGGAGAGTATTCCGAGGACGTTCTGAGATATTACCTCAGGCAGGCCGTCGAGTTCGATTCCCGATAA
- a CDS encoding DODA-type extradiol aromatic ring-opening family dioxygenase — protein MAGNGKQGSAIYLSHGGGPLPILGDAQHAEMVRFMKEFARSRRRPDSIIVVSAHWEERVPSIISSANPPLLYDYYGFPREAYSLSYPLPGNPSLAGAIRDSFAAAGIESELETSRGFDHGVFIPLMLMYPESPIPTVQISLIAGLDPARHIHMGKALKPLLSENVLIVGSGFSFHNMNAFFSGGDGIDERNDLFQNRLVEACTRSGSIEAAEKDLIEWERFPGARYCHPREEHLLPLHACFGAAGSPERAGKIVFDDRILGKRSIAVLWE, from the coding sequence ATGGCTGGCAACGGTAAACAGGGATCGGCGATATATCTCTCCCACGGAGGAGGCCCTCTTCCGATACTGGGAGACGCACAGCACGCTGAAATGGTTCGTTTCATGAAAGAATTCGCCCGCTCGCGCAGAAGGCCCGACTCTATTATCGTCGTCAGCGCGCATTGGGAAGAACGCGTCCCTTCGATCATCTCAAGCGCGAATCCTCCGCTGCTCTACGATTACTACGGTTTTCCCCGGGAGGCATATTCGTTGAGCTATCCGCTGCCCGGCAATCCGTCTCTTGCCGGTGCAATCCGGGACTCCTTCGCCGCGGCGGGCATCGAATCGGAACTCGAAACAAGCCGCGGCTTCGACCACGGCGTATTCATTCCGCTCATGCTCATGTATCCTGAATCGCCCATCCCTACGGTGCAGATATCCCTTATCGCGGGTCTCGATCCGGCGCGTCATATTCACATGGGCAAAGCGCTCAAACCCTTGCTGAGCGAAAACGTGCTCATCGTGGGGTCGGGATTTTCTTTCCATAACATGAACGCGTTTTTCAGCGGCGGCGACGGAATCGACGAGCGCAACGACCTCTTTCAAAACCGCCTCGTCGAAGCGTGTACGCGCTCCGGTTCAATAGAAGCCGCGGAAAAAGACCTTATCGAATGGGAGCGTTTTCCCGGCGCCCGGTATTGCCATCCCCGCGAAGAACATTTACTGCCCCTCCACGCATGCTTCGGCGCGGCCGGAAGCCCGGAACGCGCCGGAAAGATCGTTTTCGACGACCGCATCCTGGGAAAAAGATCGATCGCCGTGCTCTGGGAATAG
- a CDS encoding AraC family ligand binding domain-containing protein produces MRIKTMPLHTTAATAARAKMSLNRLNPGIEVKTGMNQYSSRPHIHQSWSLSIVLRGATRVSLGNWKSELVEDQFIAIPPGMPHLCSPEPLQPFGYAVLYLPLDYIGAAQSPAAIATANSAAPILFLTIILAPLEMPSVSSFL; encoded by the coding sequence TTGCGCATCAAAACCATGCCCCTCCATACTACCGCCGCGACAGCGGCCCGCGCGAAGATGAGCCTCAATCGCCTGAATCCCGGCATCGAAGTGAAAACCGGAATGAACCAGTATTCGAGCCGGCCGCATATTCATCAATCCTGGTCGTTAAGCATTGTTCTTCGCGGCGCGACCCGCGTTTCGCTGGGCAACTGGAAATCGGAGCTCGTCGAAGATCAGTTCATTGCCATTCCTCCGGGAATGCCGCATCTCTGTTCTCCGGAACCACTGCAGCCGTTCGGCTACGCGGTGTTGTATCTTCCCCTCGACTATATCGGCGCGGCCCAGAGCCCCGCCGCTATCGCTACCGCGAACAGCGCCGCCCCGATTCTTTTTTTGACCATTATACTTGCTCCTCTCGAAATGCCATCGGTCTCGTCATTTCTATGA
- a CDS encoding glycoside hydrolase family 5 protein — MKRVNSLLVVGLAVTAIALAGCAKTPLAKHGKLSVQGTQLVDAKGKPVQLRGFSTQHIAKTDMFVSPRYLKELRDDFSSDVIRVAMYTNRREYGYLLSPELKEVVKRVVKDATAEGMYAIIDWHILADKNPMDLVEESKAFFDEMSKEFSSYKNVFYELCNEPNGDDVTWGDHIKPYAEQVTEVIRKNDPDGIILVGTPRWSSRPDEAAADPLSDPQTMYVFHFYPDFARDGARDLIGRAHETIPLFCTEFGVSESSGTGKIYPAEIGKWMDFMDERGISWCNWNLSALHEKSAALQLSFKVGTEMRLQDKLSPSGELVRYYMRRGRVAEQDLAKPDFLGEEIVR; from the coding sequence ATGAAAAGAGTTAATTCGCTATTAGTCGTCGGTTTGGCCGTTACCGCGATAGCGCTCGCAGGTTGCGCGAAAACGCCGCTTGCGAAGCACGGAAAGCTGTCCGTCCAGGGGACGCAGCTGGTGGACGCCAAGGGGAAGCCGGTTCAGCTGAGAGGATTCAGCACGCAGCATATTGCCAAGACGGACATGTTCGTCTCCCCTCGGTATCTAAAAGAACTCAGAGACGATTTTTCAAGCGATGTGATCCGCGTAGCCATGTATACCAACAGGCGCGAATACGGCTATCTTCTTTCGCCCGAGCTGAAGGAAGTGGTCAAACGAGTGGTTAAAGACGCAACAGCGGAAGGAATGTACGCCATCATAGACTGGCACATTCTCGCGGACAAAAACCCGATGGATCTTGTGGAAGAGTCGAAAGCATTCTTCGACGAAATGTCGAAAGAATTCAGCTCGTATAAAAACGTCTTCTACGAACTGTGCAACGAGCCGAACGGAGACGACGTAACATGGGGCGATCACATCAAGCCGTACGCCGAGCAGGTGACGGAAGTGATCCGCAAAAATGATCCGGACGGCATCATTCTCGTCGGGACCCCGCGCTGGTCTTCAAGGCCGGACGAAGCGGCGGCCGACCCCTTGAGCGATCCCCAGACGATGTATGTATTCCACTTTTATCCGGACTTCGCCCGGGACGGCGCCCGCGATCTTATTGGGAGAGCTCACGAAACGATCCCTCTGTTCTGCACCGAATTCGGCGTGTCGGAATCGAGCGGAACGGGAAAGATATATCCCGCCGAGATCGGCAAGTGGATGGATTTCATGGACGAACGGGGCATTTCCTGGTGCAACTGGAATCTATCAGCCCTGCATGAAAAAAGCGCCGCCCTTCAGCTGTCGTTCAAAGTCGGAACCGAAATGCGCCTCCAGGACAAGCTGTCTCCCTCGGGCGAGCTCGTCCGCTATTACATGAGGCGCGGCCGGGTCGCGGAACAAGATCTTGCGAAACCTGACTTTCTCGGCGAAGAGATAGTGCGCTAA
- a CDS encoding methyl-accepting chemotaxis protein encodes MARKMSLQIKISAIFSVFITILIGFIILIIGLRMSREVRQVVIAGNEQISIARAQELGEMMDKLKWQLKIISSRDVFISGTEERIVQEMGEQGKYISPEVVGAFYIWPDGRYVTTGGAWGSVSDRDYFQEVFINGKPEAVGKAVISRSLQVPIVSTIVAIPDAQGKNKAAVAFQFKLEQLSNIVGGIKVGNTGYGWIVDRDGMVIAHENPEAVMNLNILNADKDGYRGMDALGKLMTTERKGIGTYTNTEGEDITVFFVPVPNSADWTLGISVPTSEINEATTRLIALLVAVAFLGILVAVAISFAIARSISKPIITICNAMGDFAKGDFTLVSVNEKDRLKINERNDELGDLGQSLEQMIMSLKNVVTQVIESARQVSSGSSQLSASSQQISQGATEQAASVEEISASMEEMSSNIKQNAENAKMTESIARKSAQSADMGGKAVMQTVDAMKQIASKIGIIEEIARSTNMLSLNASIEAARAGEFGKGFAVVAAEVGKLAERSSREASEINALSTSSLKIAEEAGVTIAELVPEIRRTADLVQEISSASNEQDAGASQINSAITQLDQVVQQNASISEESASMSEELAGQSEVLIEAISFFRMSETENAGETALRGDED; translated from the coding sequence ATGGCCAGGAAAATGTCCCTGCAAATCAAAATTTCCGCGATTTTTTCGGTTTTCATCACAATTCTGATCGGATTTATTATCCTCATCATCGGATTGCGAATGAGCCGGGAAGTCAGGCAGGTTGTGATAGCCGGCAATGAACAGATTTCCATCGCCCGGGCCCAGGAGCTCGGGGAAATGATGGACAAGTTGAAATGGCAGCTCAAAATCATATCTTCGCGCGATGTATTCATCAGCGGAACAGAAGAGCGCATTGTACAAGAGATGGGAGAACAGGGGAAATATATTTCGCCTGAGGTTGTCGGAGCATTCTATATCTGGCCGGACGGAAGATACGTCACGACGGGAGGAGCCTGGGGAAGCGTATCAGATCGGGACTACTTCCAGGAAGTGTTTATCAACGGCAAGCCTGAAGCAGTCGGCAAGGCGGTTATCTCACGATCGCTTCAAGTGCCTATTGTTTCAACAATCGTCGCGATTCCAGATGCCCAGGGAAAAAACAAGGCTGCTGTAGCATTTCAGTTCAAGCTTGAACAACTGTCGAACATAGTCGGGGGGATCAAGGTAGGAAACACCGGCTACGGCTGGATTGTCGACCGGGACGGCATGGTTATCGCGCATGAAAATCCGGAAGCGGTCATGAACCTGAATATCCTTAACGCCGATAAGGACGGATACCGGGGCATGGACGCCCTTGGAAAGCTCATGACCACTGAGCGCAAAGGTATCGGCACATATACAAACACGGAGGGTGAGGATATTACAGTCTTCTTTGTGCCTGTTCCTAACTCCGCGGACTGGACGCTGGGAATCAGCGTTCCCACCAGCGAAATAAACGAAGCGACGACTCGCCTCATCGCTCTTCTCGTCGCGGTAGCCTTCCTGGGAATCCTCGTCGCGGTGGCAATTTCTTTCGCCATCGCCCGATCTATTTCGAAACCGATCATTACAATCTGCAACGCTATGGGAGATTTCGCGAAGGGCGACTTCACCCTGGTTTCCGTCAACGAAAAAGACCGTCTGAAAATTAATGAGCGGAACGACGAGCTGGGGGATCTCGGGCAGAGCCTCGAACAGATGATCATGAGTTTGAAGAACGTCGTGACCCAGGTCATAGAATCCGCGCGCCAGGTTTCCAGCGGAAGCTCGCAGCTCAGCGCGAGCTCGCAGCAGATCTCGCAAGGCGCGACCGAACAGGCGGCGTCCGTCGAAGAAATTTCCGCGTCAATGGAAGAGATGAGCTCCAATATCAAGCAGAACGCGGAAAACGCGAAGATGACCGAATCAATCGCGCGGAAGTCGGCCCAAAGCGCAGACATGGGCGGAAAGGCGGTCATGCAGACGGTCGACGCGATGAAGCAGATCGCCTCGAAGATCGGCATCATCGAAGAAATCGCCCGCTCGACGAACATGCTGTCGCTCAACGCTTCGATCGAAGCGGCACGCGCCGGCGAGTTCGGCAAAGGATTCGCGGTCGTCGCCGCAGAGGTCGGAAAACTTGCGGAGCGGAGTTCACGGGAAGCGTCGGAGATCAACGCACTTTCCACCAGCAGTTTGAAAATCGCAGAAGAAGCGGGAGTCACGATAGCGGAGCTGGTGCCGGAAATCAGGCGCACTGCCGACCTCGTTCAGGAGATCAGCTCGGCGAGCAACGAGCAGGACGCCGGAGCGAGCCAAATCAACTCGGCGATTACGCAGCTCGACCAGGTGGTTCAGCAGAACGCATCGATATCGGAAGAATCAGCCTCGATGTCGGAAGAACTCGCCGGCCAATCTGAAGTATTAATAGAAGCCATCAGTTTTTTCAGAATGTCTGAAACTGAAAACGCGGGAGAGACCGCTCTCCGCGGCGACGAAGATTAA
- a CDS encoding YoaK family protein, whose translation MNSPQVHAPHERTIIAVALSLVGGFLDAYSYLLKGGVFANAQTGNVVLMFLAMGGGAFRDMLRYLIPVLTFAAGILVAESFKHRAFGTKDPAVFRLRVVLVIEAFLCALIGLLGPRVPHFAVNCLISFVAAMQVSAFDRLKGNQMATTMITGNLKNAMINAGFFLRTKEAKYLDSFFNYCVVILSFGLGVLLGFLCIGAFSDLSILAAIPLLCVPLIALGRGREKKSAPADAREP comes from the coding sequence ATGAACTCGCCGCAAGTCCACGCTCCGCACGAGCGGACGATAATCGCAGTCGCTCTTTCTCTGGTGGGCGGATTTCTCGACGCATATTCGTACCTGCTCAAAGGCGGCGTGTTCGCAAACGCTCAGACGGGAAACGTCGTGCTGATGTTTCTCGCGATGGGCGGAGGAGCCTTCCGGGACATGCTGCGGTATTTGATTCCCGTTCTCACTTTCGCCGCGGGTATTTTAGTCGCCGAATCCTTCAAGCACAGAGCATTCGGAACAAAAGACCCCGCCGTTTTCAGACTAAGAGTCGTACTCGTCATCGAAGCTTTTTTATGCGCGCTCATCGGACTGCTCGGCCCCCGCGTTCCGCATTTCGCCGTCAACTGCCTGATTTCCTTCGTCGCCGCGATGCAGGTTTCGGCCTTCGACAGGCTGAAGGGGAACCAGATGGCCACGACCATGATCACCGGCAATCTGAAAAACGCCATGATCAACGCGGGCTTTTTCCTGCGGACGAAAGAGGCGAAATATCTCGACTCGTTTTTCAATTATTGCGTCGTCATTCTCAGTTTCGGACTCGGGGTCCTTCTGGGATTCCTCTGCATAGGCGCATTTTCCGATCTATCCATTCTTGCCGCGATCCCTCTTTTGTGCGTGCCGTTAATAGCGCTGGGAAGAGGCCGGGAAAAAAAATCGGCCCCCGCCGATGCGCGGGAGCCGTAG
- a CDS encoding methyl-accepting chemotaxis protein, which translates to MHTGVIRAFKLSILKMYSVVYLVLALPMAYYSINYISLVKDHMSVTLPLFALVMALSVAGACFVQSRTLKRISLFLKGDNQILIADFETSLMKKDAYALPARLSAVMLFGWVVLLNLFVFIPSFMFLEASAADFIVCNMLSLSSGLMSLPITWLVAERAAASFLELPQIMALPEPKKTLRIPLTTKLLIVCLIIIGTLILNNMGALFLSVICGLTLQETIANTGLISGLGVVNTIIISLLFSRSVKMPVLQLRTGAESLKKGRLSTVIPRYANDELGDSSSAFNSVVEKLSRIVRDIKSSVESTKTLVASLSSAMKESDESADEINRYSVGVRESVAKQSAIIREVTATIHQISSTVEQQDDKIADQSRSVGESSSAIEELIANIQSIALSLERSSNEFDKLQSVIKTGHETVGDLKTHVTVLSTQSDSVFEANSIIQNIAAQTNLLAMNAAIEAAHAGDKGRGFAVVADEIRKLAEVSNQQSRVISESLQVLKKTIDQAVSIAGKTGSSFDSIISSVKTVTILESEIKHAIEEQSSGSTQILRALTAMNDITRDVQSGSAEMLAGNSRILSGVSGLLDMTEQVNSAASGVVDKARTVKNHTEESMKLLSRNAENMKTIDDQVGFFDV; encoded by the coding sequence ATGCATACTGGTGTTATTCGGGCATTTAAACTGTCGATTTTAAAAATGTATTCGGTCGTGTATCTTGTGTTGGCTTTACCGATGGCGTACTACAGCATCAACTACATCAGTCTGGTAAAAGACCATATGAGCGTGACGCTTCCTCTGTTCGCCCTGGTGATGGCTTTGTCCGTAGCCGGGGCCTGCTTCGTACAATCGAGGACGCTGAAAAGAATCAGTCTGTTTCTGAAGGGCGACAATCAGATTTTGATCGCCGATTTTGAAACCTCGCTGATGAAGAAGGACGCCTACGCTCTTCCGGCGCGGCTTTCGGCGGTGATGCTCTTCGGCTGGGTCGTCCTGCTCAACCTTTTCGTATTCATACCGAGCTTTATGTTTCTGGAAGCATCGGCGGCGGATTTCATCGTCTGCAACATGCTGTCCCTTTCTTCGGGCCTCATGTCCCTCCCGATAACCTGGCTGGTCGCGGAAAGAGCGGCGGCTTCTTTTTTGGAACTGCCCCAGATAATGGCGCTTCCCGAACCGAAGAAAACCCTCCGCATTCCGCTCACCACGAAACTGCTCATCGTATGCCTCATCATCATAGGCACTCTGATTCTCAACAACATGGGAGCCCTTTTCCTGAGCGTAATCTGCGGCTTGACGCTGCAGGAAACGATCGCGAACACCGGCCTCATCAGCGGCCTCGGGGTGGTCAACACCATCATCATTTCGCTGTTGTTTTCCCGATCGGTAAAAATGCCTGTGTTGCAATTGCGGACCGGCGCCGAGTCGCTCAAGAAGGGCAGGCTTTCCACGGTGATTCCCCGGTACGCGAACGACGAACTGGGCGATTCCTCCAGCGCCTTCAATTCGGTCGTGGAAAAACTGTCCCGCATCGTCCGCGATATCAAGTCGAGCGTAGAATCAACGAAAACCCTCGTCGCTTCCCTTTCTTCTGCGATGAAAGAATCAGACGAATCCGCTGACGAAATCAACCGATATTCGGTCGGAGTCCGCGAATCGGTCGCGAAACAATCGGCGATAATCCGCGAGGTAACCGCGACTATCCATCAGATAAGCAGCACTGTCGAACAGCAGGACGATAAAATTGCCGACCAATCGAGAAGCGTCGGCGAAAGTTCTTCGGCGATCGAGGAGTTGATCGCCAATATACAATCGATAGCTCTGTCCCTTGAGCGGAGTTCGAATGAATTCGACAAGCTCCAGTCGGTGATAAAAACAGGACATGAAACGGTCGGAGACCTGAAAACCCATGTGACGGTGCTGAGCACGCAATCGGACAGCGTGTTCGAGGCGAACTCGATCATTCAGAATATCGCCGCCCAGACCAATCTGCTTGCGATGAACGCCGCAATCGAAGCGGCCCACGCCGGAGACAAGGGCCGCGGCTTCGCCGTCGTCGCGGACGAAATCCGCAAGCTCGCGGAGGTTTCGAACCAGCAATCCCGCGTGATTTCGGAAAGCCTCCAGGTGCTGAAGAAGACGATAGACCAAGCCGTTTCGATAGCCGGAAAAACCGGCTCGTCCTTCGACTCGATTATCTCCTCGGTAAAAACCGTAACGATCCTCGAATCAGAGATCAAGCACGCCATCGAGGAACAGTCGAGCGGAAGCACCCAGATTCTCCGCGCGCTCACCGCTATGAACGACATAACGCGGGACGTGCAGTCCGGTTCGGCGGAGATGCTCGCCGGGAACTCGCGTATTCTTTCCGGCGTTTCCGGCCTGCTCGACATGACCGAACAGGTCAATTCCGCGGCGTCCGGCGTCGTCGATAAAGCGCGCACGGTGAAAAATCATACGGAAGAGTCAATGAAGCTTCTCTCGCGCAACGCGGAAAACATGAAGACGATCGACGATCAGGTCGGTTTCTTCGACGTGTGA
- a CDS encoding hemerythrin domain-containing protein — translation MKLNLIKELNADHALLLSKMEEIKSLPETDAGIPRLLGDIKEGLTLHLGKEDREFYPPMRAAAEKNENLRETLKIMGVEMEAITGKAIGLIDGWLENGLSSRFREEFDALFALLKDRIQREETKLYTKYIKLG, via the coding sequence ATGAAACTGAATCTTATAAAGGAACTCAACGCCGATCACGCCCTGCTGCTTTCCAAGATGGAAGAGATTAAATCCCTGCCTGAAACCGACGCCGGGATACCTCGGCTTCTTGGCGATATCAAGGAGGGACTGACGCTGCATCTGGGCAAGGAGGACCGCGAGTTTTATCCGCCGATGAGAGCAGCCGCGGAGAAAAACGAGAATCTGCGGGAAACGCTGAAAATCATGGGCGTTGAGATGGAAGCGATAACCGGAAAAGCGATAGGACTGATCGACGGATGGCTGGAAAACGGACTGTCGAGCCGATTCCGCGAGGAGTTCGATGCTCTGTTTGCCCTCCTGAAGGACCGTATTCAACGGGAGGAAACCAAGCTGTACACCAAGTACATTAAGTTAGGCTGA
- a CDS encoding helix-turn-helix domain-containing protein, with product MTLYEQIQKALFLIESRLRTPLKEEDAAAEAGMSVRGFRQYFWMVTGYSYRDFVVGRRLALAAEDLSESAASILDIALSCGYESHEAFTRAFRKSFSVSPRDFRKSRPALKLLDKIVLYKECYMGIVIKDFPEETVLPFTAFHPGAEDKAKKLLNAWVASHPAAGRPRRIFGHNVDAGSAMSNSPDCAGYSFFVSLSPEEAAAEPRSIVLKAGRFAVTGIEGSFENDPDGLFIQEGWKRMNAMIAEKAYRVKEGARWYEEELEPQKSGNLRLDLYLELE from the coding sequence ATGACGCTATACGAACAGATACAGAAAGCTCTTTTCCTGATTGAAAGCCGCCTGCGAACTCCCTTGAAAGAGGAGGACGCCGCCGCGGAGGCGGGCATGTCAGTCCGCGGATTCAGGCAATACTTCTGGATGGTTACCGGTTATTCGTATCGGGATTTCGTGGTCGGGCGGAGATTGGCCCTGGCTGCGGAGGACCTCTCCGAATCGGCCGCTTCCATCCTGGACATCGCGCTATCGTGCGGCTACGAAAGCCATGAAGCGTTCACCCGCGCTTTCAGGAAATCGTTTTCAGTTTCGCCCCGGGATTTCAGGAAGAGCCGGCCGGCCCTGAAGTTGCTGGACAAGATTGTACTATACAAGGAGTGTTATATGGGCATCGTCATCAAGGATTTTCCGGAAGAAACCGTTCTTCCGTTCACCGCGTTTCATCCCGGCGCCGAAGACAAGGCGAAAAAACTTTTAAATGCATGGGTCGCTTCTCATCCGGCGGCGGGCAGGCCGCGGCGGATTTTCGGGCATAATGTCGACGCCGGCTCAGCCATGTCGAACAGTCCCGATTGCGCCGGCTACTCGTTTTTCGTCAGCCTCTCTCCCGAGGAAGCGGCGGCAGAACCGCGTTCGATCGTTCTGAAGGCCGGCCGCTTCGCCGTAACCGGCATCGAAGGAAGCTTCGAAAACGATCCGGACGGCCTATTCATCCAGGAAGGCTGGAAGCGCATGAACGCGATGATCGCAGAAAAAGCCTACCGGGTGAAGGAGGGCGCCCGCTGGTACGAAGAAGAACTCGAACCGCAGAAAAGCGGCAACCTGCGCCTGGACTTATATCTCGAGCTGGAGTAA